The Cellulomonas fulva genome includes a window with the following:
- a CDS encoding LysE/ArgO family amino acid transporter — MLPSLAAGFLACAGLIVAIGAQNAFVLRQGLRREHVLVVVVLCTGGDLVLTAAGIAGLGPLVAAHPVALDVTRWVGAAFLLVLAAAALRRARRPAALEPSTAPASRRGVVVTCLALTFLNPHVYLDTVVLLGSMAHQQPAAWAFGAGVVLASAAWFGTLGFGATRLRPLFARPRAWQVLDLVVAAVMAGLAVTLVVT; from the coding sequence GTGCTCCCCTCCCTCGCCGCCGGCTTCCTCGCGTGCGCCGGCCTCATCGTGGCCATCGGCGCCCAGAACGCCTTCGTCCTGCGCCAGGGCCTGCGCCGGGAGCACGTCCTGGTCGTCGTCGTCCTCTGCACCGGAGGCGACCTGGTGCTCACCGCCGCGGGCATCGCCGGGCTCGGACCGCTCGTCGCGGCCCACCCGGTCGCGCTCGACGTGACGCGCTGGGTGGGCGCCGCGTTCCTGCTCGTGCTCGCCGCCGCGGCCCTGCGGCGCGCGCGCCGGCCGGCCGCGCTCGAGCCGTCCACCGCACCGGCGTCCCGGCGCGGGGTCGTCGTGACGTGCCTCGCGCTGACGTTCCTCAACCCGCACGTCTACCTCGACACCGTCGTCCTGCTGGGCTCGATGGCCCACCAGCAGCCCGCCGCGTGGGCCTTCGGCGCGGGCGTCGTGCTGGCGAGCGCCGCCTGGTTCGGCACGCTCGGCTTCGGTGCGACGAGGCTGCGGCCGCTGTTCGCGCGGCCGCGGGCCTGGCAGGTGCTCGACCTCGTCGTGGCCGCCGTCATGGCCGGCCTCGCGGTCACGCTGGTCGTCACGTGA
- a CDS encoding LysR family transcriptional regulator ArgP yields MSAAPGDAPAGLTRKGPASAASFDGDQLRALAAVLDEGSFEAAAARLHVTPSAVSQRVRALEQRAGRVLVVRSRPCRATEPGTVLARLAGQVALLERDAAADLAGAAGDGAAGAAPPALTRVAVAVNADSLSSWFPAALVGLPDGVVVDVRREDQDRTAELLRDGTVTAAVTADARAVQGCRVRSLGSMRYLALASPGFVARWFAGGTTAAALERAPVLAFNRADALQHRFAERLVGRAVRPPVHHVPSNDAFVALLRAGLAWGMASEQVAAEALAAGTLVELVPGQVLDVPLHWQHWALRTPTLDDLTARVTRAAAGALR; encoded by the coding sequence ATGTCTGCTGCTCCAGGTGATGCGCCGGCGGGTCTCACGCGGAAGGGACCCGCGTCCGCCGCGTCGTTCGACGGCGACCAGCTCCGTGCCCTCGCGGCGGTGCTCGACGAGGGGTCGTTCGAGGCCGCCGCGGCCCGCCTGCACGTGACGCCGTCCGCGGTGAGCCAGCGCGTGCGGGCGCTCGAGCAGCGCGCCGGGCGCGTGCTCGTCGTCCGGTCCCGGCCGTGCCGCGCGACCGAGCCCGGCACGGTGCTCGCGCGCCTCGCCGGGCAGGTCGCGCTCCTCGAGCGCGACGCCGCCGCGGACCTGGCGGGCGCCGCGGGGGACGGCGCGGCCGGTGCCGCCCCGCCGGCGCTCACCCGCGTCGCGGTCGCGGTGAACGCCGACTCGTTGTCGAGCTGGTTCCCGGCCGCGCTCGTCGGCCTGCCCGACGGGGTCGTCGTGGACGTGCGGCGCGAGGACCAGGACCGCACGGCCGAGCTGCTGCGCGACGGGACCGTGACCGCCGCGGTGACCGCCGACGCGCGCGCCGTGCAGGGCTGCCGCGTCCGCAGCCTCGGCTCCATGCGGTACCTCGCGCTGGCCTCGCCAGGCTTCGTCGCCCGGTGGTTCGCCGGCGGGACCACGGCCGCGGCGCTCGAGCGCGCCCCCGTGCTGGCGTTCAACCGGGCGGACGCGCTGCAGCACCGGTTCGCCGAGCGCCTCGTCGGCCGTGCCGTGCGCCCGCCCGTGCACCACGTGCCCTCGAACGACGCGTTCGTCGCGCTGCTGCGCGCCGGGCTGGCGTGGGGGATGGCGTCGGAGCAGGTGGCCGCCGAGGCGCTCGCGGCCGGGACGCTCGTCGAGCTCGTGCCGGGGCAGGTGCTCGACGTCCCGCTCCACTGGCAGCACTGGGCGCTGCGGACCCCGACGCTCGACGACCTGACGGCGCGGGTGACCCGGGCGGCGGCGGGCGCGCTGCGCTGA
- the rplM gene encoding 50S ribosomal protein L13 — protein MRTYTPKPGEIERNWYVIDATDVVLGRLATHVATLLRGKHKATFAPHVDGGDFVIVINADKVALTGNKREGKLAYRHSGYPGGLRATPYSELLEKHPERAVEKAVRGMLPKSSLARQQLGKLKVYRGAEHPHQAQQPQPFEITQVAQQA, from the coding sequence GTGCGTACGTACACCCCGAAGCCGGGCGAGATCGAGCGGAACTGGTACGTCATCGACGCGACCGATGTCGTCCTGGGCCGTCTGGCCACGCATGTGGCCACGCTGCTGCGCGGCAAGCACAAGGCCACCTTCGCTCCGCACGTCGACGGCGGTGACTTCGTCATCGTCATCAACGCGGACAAGGTCGCGCTGACCGGCAACAAGCGCGAGGGCAAGCTCGCGTACCGGCACTCCGGCTACCCGGGTGGTCTGCGGGCCACGCCGTACTCGGAGCTCCTGGAGAAGCACCCGGAGCGGGCTGTCGAGAAGGCGGTGCGCGGCATGCTCCCCAAGAGCTCGCTCGCGCGTCAGCAGCTCGGCAAGCTCAAGGTCTACCGCGGTGCCGAGCACCCGCACCAGGCGCAGCAGCCCCAGCCCTTCGAGATCACCCAGGTCGCGCAGCAGGCCTGA
- the rpsI gene encoding 30S ribosomal protein S9, producing MAETTVDYDLEGDQTPSSYTSETSAPTGRGQSITAPGQALGRRKEAIARVRLVPGTGEWKINGRTLEGYFPNKVHQQLVSSPLKVVDVEGRFDVIVRVTGGGVSGQAGAVRLGVARALNAIDEEHNRPALKKAGFLTRDARVVERKKAGLKKARKAPQYSKR from the coding sequence GTGGCAGAGACGACGGTCGACTACGACCTCGAGGGCGACCAGACGCCCAGCTCGTACACCTCGGAGACCTCGGCCCCCACCGGCCGCGGTCAGAGCATCACCGCCCCCGGGCAGGCCCTCGGCCGCCGCAAGGAGGCGATCGCTCGCGTTCGCCTGGTGCCCGGCACCGGCGAGTGGAAGATCAACGGCCGCACCCTCGAGGGGTACTTCCCCAACAAGGTGCACCAGCAGCTCGTGAGCTCCCCGCTCAAGGTCGTCGACGTCGAGGGCCGCTTCGACGTCATCGTCCGCGTGACGGGTGGCGGCGTGTCCGGCCAGGCCGGTGCCGTCCGCCTCGGCGTCGCGCGTGCGCTGAACGCGATCGACGAGGAGCACAACCGTCCGGCCCTCAAGAAGGCCGGCTTCCTGACGCGCGACGCGCGCGTCGTGGAGCGCAAGAAGGCGGGTCTCAAGAAGGCCCGCAAGGCTCCGCAGTACTCGAAGCGCTGA
- the glmM gene encoding phosphoglucosamine mutase — MGQLFGTDGVRGLANKDVTAELALDLAVAAAHVLGTRGEFAGHRPRAVVGRDSRASGEFLAAAISAGLASAGVDVNNVGVLPTPAVAYLTATTGVDIGVVLSASHNPMPDNGIKFLARGGHKLDDELEAAIEARIGEDWQRPLGGDVGRIRVDTGGAGDAYVEHLVSTISTPLAGLRIAVDCANGAASEVGPAALREAGADVVVINASPDGRNINEKCGSTHPEQLQSFVVASGAHLGVAFDGDADRCLAVDAEGRLVDGDQIMGVLALALRDQGDLVEDTLVTTVMSNLGLRLAMEAAGVRTVETAVGDRYVLEAMRAGGYSLGGEQSGHIIMAAHATTGDGVLTALQLAARVAATGESLAALGGVVERLPQTLVNVPGVDKSRTDDEHLLAAVAEAEVALGRTGRVLLRPSGTEPLVRVMVEAATQADADRVAGGLADVVRERLAL, encoded by the coding sequence ATGGGTCAGCTGTTCGGCACCGACGGGGTCCGGGGCCTCGCCAACAAGGACGTGACGGCCGAGCTCGCGCTCGACCTGGCGGTCGCGGCGGCGCACGTGCTCGGCACGCGCGGTGAGTTCGCCGGGCACCGGCCGCGCGCCGTGGTCGGCCGGGACTCGCGCGCGTCGGGGGAGTTCCTCGCGGCGGCGATCTCCGCCGGGCTGGCGTCGGCCGGGGTCGACGTCAACAACGTCGGCGTGCTGCCGACGCCCGCGGTGGCGTACCTCACCGCGACCACCGGCGTGGACATCGGCGTCGTCCTGTCCGCGTCGCACAACCCGATGCCGGACAACGGGATCAAGTTCCTGGCGCGCGGCGGGCACAAGCTCGACGACGAGCTCGAGGCCGCGATCGAGGCCCGCATCGGCGAGGACTGGCAGCGCCCGCTCGGCGGCGACGTGGGTCGCATCCGCGTGGACACGGGCGGCGCCGGTGACGCCTACGTCGAGCACCTGGTCTCCACGATCTCGACGCCCCTGGCGGGCCTGCGCATCGCGGTCGACTGCGCGAACGGCGCCGCGAGCGAGGTCGGCCCGGCCGCGCTGCGGGAGGCCGGTGCCGACGTCGTCGTGATCAACGCGTCGCCCGACGGCCGCAACATCAACGAGAAGTGCGGCTCGACGCACCCCGAGCAGCTGCAGTCGTTCGTCGTGGCGTCCGGTGCGCACCTCGGGGTCGCCTTCGACGGCGACGCGGACCGCTGCCTCGCGGTGGACGCCGAGGGCCGGCTCGTCGACGGCGACCAGATCATGGGCGTGCTGGCGCTCGCGCTGCGGGACCAGGGGGACCTGGTCGAGGACACCCTCGTCACCACGGTGATGAGCAACCTGGGCCTGCGGCTCGCGATGGAGGCCGCCGGCGTCCGCACGGTCGAGACCGCGGTGGGCGACCGGTACGTCCTCGAGGCCATGCGCGCGGGCGGCTACAGCCTCGGTGGCGAGCAGTCCGGCCACATCATCATGGCGGCGCACGCGACGACCGGTGACGGCGTCCTGACGGCGCTGCAGCTCGCGGCGCGGGTCGCGGCGACCGGGGAGTCGCTCGCGGCGCTCGGCGGGGTCGTGGAGCGGCTGCCGCAGACGCTCGTCAACGTGCCGGGCGTGGACAAGTCGCGCACCGACGACGAGCACCTGCTCGCGGCGGTCGCCGAGGCCGAGGTCGCGCTCGGCCGCACGGGGCGCGTGCTGCTGCGCCCGAGCGGCACCGAGCCGCTGGTGCGCGTGATGGTCGAGGCCGCCACGCAGGCGGACGCGGACCGGGTCGCGGGCGGCCTCGCGGACGTGGTCCGGGAGCGGCTCGCGCTGTGA
- a CDS encoding peptide deformylase translates to MTALDARLREEVLRLLEAAGDGTAPITRAGHPVLRGTAQPYDGQLEPDELTALVALLHRTMRAAPGVGLAAPQVGLALALAVVEDPGVPLEAIAEVRERAPLPFRVLVNPSYRAEGDERAVFYEGCLSVPGYQAVVARHRAVRLTAHDETGAAVDEVLTGWPARIVQHETDHLHGTLYLDRAELRSFTAADELGVRWASEPRPEAASAALGFPLT, encoded by the coding sequence GTGACGGCGCTCGACGCCCGGCTGCGGGAGGAGGTCCTGCGCCTGCTCGAGGCCGCGGGCGACGGCACCGCGCCGATCACCCGCGCGGGGCACCCGGTGCTGCGCGGGACCGCGCAGCCCTACGACGGCCAGCTCGAGCCCGACGAGCTCACGGCGCTCGTCGCGCTCCTGCACCGCACCATGCGGGCCGCGCCGGGGGTGGGGCTGGCGGCGCCGCAGGTCGGCCTCGCGCTCGCCCTCGCGGTCGTCGAGGACCCGGGCGTCCCGCTCGAGGCGATCGCCGAGGTGCGCGAGCGCGCCCCGCTGCCCTTCCGGGTGCTGGTCAACCCGTCCTACCGCGCCGAGGGCGACGAGCGGGCGGTGTTCTACGAGGGGTGCCTGTCGGTGCCCGGCTACCAGGCCGTCGTCGCGCGGCACCGCGCGGTCCGGCTCACCGCCCACGACGAGACCGGCGCCGCGGTCGACGAGGTGCTGACCGGGTGGCCGGCGCGGATCGTGCAGCACGAGACGGACCACCTGCACGGCACCCTCTACCTGGACCGCGCCGAGCTCCGGTCGTTCACCGCGGCCGACGAGCTGGGCGTGCGCTGGGCGAGCGAGCCGCGGCCCGAGGCGGCCTCGGCCGCGCTGGGCTTCCCGCTGACCTGA
- a CDS encoding DedA family protein translates to MGLEAWALELAGSVWVYPVMFLFATIDGFFPPIPSESVVIALATLSVSVGAPNLWILVPVAALGAFVGDQIAYTIGRRVPVRDLRLFRSAKAQAALDWAEHALERRGAAFIIAARYIPVGRVAVNMTAGAVGFPRARFMMLDAIAALTWAIYSAAIGVSAGAWLGHHPALAVVVGVVGGILIGVAVDWFLRRWFESRAPVPDGVASPPDPSTL, encoded by the coding sequence GTGGGTCTCGAGGCGTGGGCGCTGGAGCTGGCCGGCTCCGTCTGGGTCTACCCGGTGATGTTCCTGTTCGCCACGATCGACGGGTTCTTCCCGCCGATCCCGAGCGAGTCCGTGGTGATCGCGCTCGCGACGCTCTCGGTGAGCGTCGGGGCGCCGAACCTGTGGATCCTGGTGCCGGTGGCCGCGCTCGGCGCGTTCGTGGGCGACCAGATCGCGTACACGATCGGCCGCCGCGTGCCGGTGCGCGACCTGCGGCTGTTCCGCTCCGCCAAGGCCCAGGCGGCCCTCGACTGGGCCGAGCACGCGCTCGAGCGGCGGGGGGCCGCGTTCATCATCGCGGCGCGCTACATCCCGGTCGGCCGCGTGGCGGTCAACATGACGGCCGGCGCGGTCGGTTTCCCGCGCGCGCGGTTCATGATGCTGGACGCCATCGCGGCGCTGACCTGGGCGATCTACTCGGCGGCGATCGGCGTGAGCGCCGGCGCCTGGCTGGGTCACCACCCGGCGCTCGCGGTCGTCGTCGGGGTGGTCGGCGGCATCCTGATCGGCGTGGCCGTGGACTGGTTCCTGCGGCGCTGGTTCGAGAGCCGTGCGCCGGTGCCGGACGGCGTGGCGAGCCCGCCGGACCCCTCGACCCTCTAG
- the coaA gene encoding type I pantothenate kinase, with amino-acid sequence MRASLGGVRHNQCVLPSSSTPSVAPSTPYVDLDREAWRRLSASTPLPLTDADVERLAGIGDPIDLAEVDAIYRPISRLLDLYIEATRGLHAASSTFLREDIAPTPFVIGVAGSVAVGKSTTARLLRELLARWPATPRVQLVTTDGFLYPNAELERRGLMQRKGFPESYDRRALLRFVSKVKAGRPEVRAPVYDHLTYDIVPGRETVVQRPDVLIVEGLNVLQPARPSAEGTSSLAVSDFFDFSIYVDARPRDVRQWYVDRFLSLRRTAFADPASYFHRFASLTDDEAVDRAESIWDSINSPNLEQNILPTRSRATLVLTKGPDHSVERVRLRKL; translated from the coding sequence ATGCGGGCGAGTCTAGGCGGCGTCCGGCACAATCAGTGCGTGCTCCCGTCGTCGTCGACGCCGTCCGTCGCCCCCTCGACGCCCTACGTCGACCTCGACCGCGAGGCGTGGCGGCGGCTGTCCGCGTCCACCCCGCTGCCGCTCACCGACGCGGACGTCGAACGCCTCGCCGGCATCGGCGACCCGATCGACCTGGCCGAGGTGGACGCGATCTACCGCCCGATCTCGCGCCTGCTGGACCTGTACATCGAGGCCACGCGCGGGCTGCACGCCGCGTCGTCGACGTTCCTCCGGGAGGACATCGCGCCCACGCCCTTCGTGATCGGCGTCGCCGGCTCGGTGGCCGTGGGCAAGTCCACCACCGCGCGCCTGCTGCGCGAGCTCCTGGCCCGCTGGCCCGCCACGCCGCGGGTGCAGCTCGTCACCACCGACGGCTTCCTGTACCCCAACGCCGAGCTCGAGCGCCGCGGCCTCATGCAGCGCAAGGGCTTCCCCGAGTCCTACGACCGGCGCGCGCTGCTGCGGTTCGTCTCGAAGGTCAAGGCGGGGCGTCCCGAGGTGCGGGCGCCCGTCTACGACCACCTGACCTACGACATCGTGCCCGGCCGCGAGACGGTCGTGCAGCGTCCCGACGTGCTGATCGTCGAGGGCCTCAACGTGCTGCAGCCCGCGCGGCCGTCGGCGGAGGGCACGTCGAGCCTCGCGGTGAGCGACTTCTTCGACTTCTCGATCTACGTCGACGCGCGGCCGCGCGACGTGCGGCAGTGGTACGTCGACCGGTTCCTGAGCCTGCGCCGGACCGCGTTCGCCGACCCCGCGTCCTACTTCCACCGGTTCGCGTCCCTGACGGACGACGAGGCCGTGGACCGGGCCGAGTCCATCTGGGACTCGATCAACTCCCCCAACCTCGAGCAGAACATCCTGCCCACCCGGAGCCGGGCCACGCTGGTCCTGACCAAGGGGCCGGACCACAGCGTCGAGCGCGTGCGCCTGCGCAAGCTCTGA
- the glmS gene encoding glutamine--fructose-6-phosphate transaminase (isomerizing): MCGIVGYVGSPVASARPLDVVLEGLRRLEYRGYDSAGVALVAPGRELATAKKAGKLANLVEEIDAHPLPDSTAAIGHTRWATHGGPTDVNAHPHVAGRLAVIHNGIVENFAALKAGLLADGVEFLSETDTEVAAHLIARAYDETGDLTAAMARVARSLHGTFTLLAVHADDPSTVVGARHDSPLVVGIGEGENFLGSDVAAFIAHTREALELGQDQVVTITPDDVVVTDFDGAPADARRYTVDWDAAAAEKGGFRSFMDKEIHDQPQAVADTLLGRTDASGRLVLDEVRIDEALLRAVDKIVVVACGTAAYAGHVAKYAIEHWCRIPVEVELAHEFRYRDPVVDERTLVVAVSQSGETMDTLMAVRHAREQGAQVLAIVNTHGSTIPRESDAVLYTHAGPEIAVASTKAFLAQITAAYLLGLYLAQLRGNMYADEVASILGELRAIPDKIQQVLDREGRVREIARWMADTQSVLFLGRHVGFPVAMEGALKLKELAYIHAEGFAAGELKHGPIALIEPGQPVFVVVPSPRGRHSLHSKVVSNIQEIRARGARTLVIAEEGDEAVRPYADEVFSVPQAPTLLAPLLAVVPLQIFACELATAKGLDVDQPRNLAKSVTVE; the protein is encoded by the coding sequence ATGTGTGGAATCGTCGGCTACGTCGGCAGCCCGGTCGCCAGCGCCCGCCCCCTCGACGTGGTCCTGGAGGGGCTGCGCCGTCTCGAGTACCGCGGGTACGACTCGGCGGGCGTCGCGCTCGTCGCCCCCGGGCGTGAGCTCGCGACCGCGAAGAAGGCGGGCAAGCTCGCCAACCTGGTCGAGGAGATCGACGCCCACCCGCTGCCGGACTCGACGGCGGCGATCGGGCACACCCGCTGGGCGACGCACGGCGGGCCGACGGACGTCAACGCGCACCCGCACGTGGCCGGCCGGCTGGCGGTCATCCACAACGGCATCGTGGAGAACTTCGCGGCGCTCAAGGCGGGCCTGCTCGCGGACGGGGTCGAGTTCCTCTCGGAGACGGACACCGAGGTCGCGGCGCACCTGATCGCCCGGGCCTACGACGAGACCGGCGACCTGACCGCCGCGATGGCGCGGGTGGCCCGCAGCCTGCACGGCACGTTCACGCTGCTGGCCGTCCACGCGGACGACCCGAGCACGGTGGTGGGCGCGCGGCACGACTCGCCGCTCGTCGTCGGCATCGGCGAGGGCGAGAACTTCCTCGGGTCGGACGTCGCGGCGTTCATCGCGCACACGCGCGAGGCCCTCGAGCTGGGCCAGGACCAGGTGGTGACCATCACGCCCGACGACGTCGTGGTGACGGACTTCGACGGCGCGCCGGCCGACGCGCGGCGGTACACGGTGGACTGGGACGCGGCCGCCGCGGAGAAGGGCGGCTTCCGGTCCTTCATGGACAAGGAGATCCACGACCAGCCCCAGGCGGTCGCGGACACGCTGCTGGGGCGCACCGACGCGAGCGGGCGCCTGGTGCTGGACGAGGTCCGGATCGACGAGGCGCTGCTGCGTGCCGTCGACAAGATCGTCGTCGTCGCCTGCGGCACCGCGGCCTACGCGGGGCACGTGGCCAAGTACGCGATCGAGCACTGGTGCCGCATCCCCGTCGAGGTCGAGCTCGCGCACGAGTTCCGCTACCGCGACCCGGTGGTCGACGAGCGCACCCTCGTCGTCGCCGTCTCCCAGTCCGGCGAGACCATGGACACGCTCATGGCCGTGCGGCACGCGCGCGAGCAGGGCGCGCAGGTGCTCGCGATCGTCAACACCCACGGCTCGACCATCCCGCGCGAGTCCGACGCGGTGCTCTACACCCACGCCGGGCCCGAGATCGCGGTCGCCTCGACCAAGGCGTTCCTGGCCCAGATCACCGCCGCGTACCTGCTGGGCCTCTACCTGGCCCAGCTGCGCGGCAACATGTACGCCGACGAGGTCGCGTCGATCCTGGGCGAGCTGCGCGCCATCCCGGACAAGATCCAGCAGGTGCTCGACCGCGAGGGCCGGGTGCGGGAGATCGCGCGCTGGATGGCGGACACGCAGTCGGTGCTCTTCCTGGGCCGGCACGTGGGCTTCCCGGTCGCGATGGAGGGCGCGCTCAAGCTCAAGGAGCTCGCGTACATCCACGCCGAGGGCTTCGCGGCGGGCGAGCTCAAGCACGGCCCGATCGCCCTGATCGAGCCCGGCCAGCCGGTGTTCGTCGTCGTGCCGTCCCCGCGCGGCCGGCACTCGCTGCACTCCAAGGTGGTCTCCAACATCCAGGAGATCCGCGCGCGCGGCGCACGCACGCTCGTGATCGCCGAGGAGGGCGACGAGGCCGTGCGGCCGTACGCCGACGAGGTGTTCTCGGTGCCGCAGGCGCCGACGCTGCTGGCCCCGCTGCTGGCCGTGGTGCCGCTGCAGATCTTCGCGTGCGAGCTCGCGACGGCCAAGGGCCTGGACGTGGACCAGCCGCGCAACCTCGCCAAGTCGGTCACGGTCGAGTAG
- a CDS encoding MazG nucleotide pyrophosphohydrolase domain-containing protein, giving the protein MELAAAQREVETISRVYARLHGIERTDDWLVLKLGEEVGELTRAYLAWSGRSRHEASSDERAADLRDEVADVLAHLLLVAERTGVDLDDALERKWFRWRHLIEDQDRLPDGDVRSEPGS; this is encoded by the coding sequence GTGGAGCTGGCCGCGGCGCAGCGCGAGGTCGAGACGATCTCGCGCGTCTACGCGCGGCTGCACGGCATCGAGCGCACCGACGACTGGCTGGTGCTCAAGCTGGGTGAGGAGGTCGGCGAGCTCACGCGTGCCTACCTCGCGTGGTCCGGGCGGTCGCGGCACGAGGCCTCGTCCGACGAGCGTGCCGCGGACCTGCGCGACGAGGTCGCGGACGTCCTGGCGCACCTGCTGCTCGTCGCCGAGCGCACGGGCGTGGACCTCGACGACGCGCTCGAGCGCAAGTGGTTCCGCTGGCGCCACCTGATCGAGGACCAGGACCGGCTGCCGGACGGCGACGTGAGGTCGGAGCCGGGCTCGTGA
- a CDS encoding holo-ACP synthase: MIVGVGIDVVDVARFAATLQRVPGLRDRLFTPDERELADRSLAARFAAKEAVAKALGAPPGMSWQDATVRRVAGAQPVVEVTGTVLARATELGVSRFHLSISHDAGIASAVVVAERD; encoded by the coding sequence GTGATCGTCGGGGTCGGGATCGACGTCGTCGACGTCGCCCGGTTCGCGGCGACGCTGCAGCGAGTGCCTGGCCTGCGCGACCGCCTGTTCACGCCCGACGAGCGCGAGCTGGCCGACCGCTCGCTCGCCGCGCGGTTCGCCGCGAAGGAGGCCGTCGCGAAGGCGCTCGGCGCCCCGCCGGGGATGTCCTGGCAGGACGCGACCGTGCGCCGGGTCGCGGGCGCGCAGCCGGTCGTCGAGGTCACGGGCACCGTCCTCGCACGCGCGACCGAGCTCGGGGTCTCCCGCTTCCACCTGTCGATCTCGCACGACGCCGGCATCGCCTCCGCCGTGGTCGTCGCCGAGCGCGACTGA
- a CDS encoding LLM class F420-dependent oxidoreductase: MRFGLFIPQGWRQDLTGIDAHDHWAVMSGLARHADEGDAFESIWVYDHFHAVPEPNGEATHEAWSLINAFAASTSRVRLGQMCTCMAYRNPAYLAKVAATADVISGGRVEMGIGAGWYEHEWRAYGYGFPSAGERIAMLDEGVQIFKQLWTNGVATLDGAHYQVSGAQLAPLPLQVDGPPLWIAGGGEKKTLRIAAEHAQYTNFDGSPEGFAHKSAVLAEHCAAIGRDPGEITRSANYNVIIGETTADVDDKIAWAEEHYALTVPDKAPKLAEDLRNGPLVGTPEQVVEKLQELQGLGLGYAITYFADAAYDRSSIELFESQVVPALR, from the coding sequence ATGCGCTTCGGACTCTTCATCCCCCAGGGCTGGCGGCAGGACCTCACGGGCATCGACGCCCACGACCACTGGGCGGTGATGAGCGGGCTCGCGCGGCACGCCGACGAGGGCGACGCGTTCGAGTCGATCTGGGTGTACGACCACTTCCACGCGGTCCCCGAGCCCAACGGCGAGGCGACGCACGAGGCGTGGAGCCTGATCAACGCGTTCGCCGCGAGCACGTCGCGCGTGCGCCTGGGCCAGATGTGCACGTGCATGGCCTACCGCAACCCCGCCTACCTCGCGAAGGTCGCCGCGACCGCGGACGTGATCTCGGGCGGGCGCGTCGAGATGGGCATCGGCGCGGGCTGGTACGAGCACGAGTGGCGCGCGTACGGCTACGGCTTCCCGTCCGCGGGCGAGCGGATCGCGATGCTCGACGAGGGCGTGCAGATCTTCAAGCAGCTCTGGACCAACGGCGTGGCGACGCTCGACGGCGCGCACTACCAGGTGTCCGGCGCCCAGCTCGCGCCGCTCCCCCTGCAGGTCGACGGCCCGCCGCTGTGGATCGCGGGCGGCGGCGAGAAGAAGACGCTCCGCATCGCGGCGGAGCACGCGCAGTACACCAACTTCGACGGCTCGCCGGAGGGCTTCGCGCACAAGTCGGCCGTGCTCGCCGAGCACTGCGCCGCGATCGGCCGGGACCCCGGCGAGATCACGCGGTCGGCCAACTACAACGTCATCATCGGCGAGACCACCGCGGACGTCGACGACAAGATCGCCTGGGCCGAGGAGCACTACGCGCTCACGGTGCCGGACAAGGCGCCGAAGCTCGCCGAGGACCTGCGCAACGGCCCGCTCGTCGGGACGCCCGAGCAGGTCGTCGAGAAGCTCCAGGAGCTCCAGGGCCTCGGGCTGGGCTACGCGATCACGTACTTCGCCGACGCCGCCTACGACCGCTCGAGCATCGAGCTCTTCGAGTCCCAGGTGGTCCCCGCGCTGCGCTGA